ACGAGTTCCGCGACGTCTGCGACGTCGTCTACCTCCCGCGCACGCCCGCCATTTCCACGACCGCACTGATCGAGAAGATCTCCGCCACCGGCTGAGCCCCCGGGCCACACCGGCCACACCGGCCCCGCCCAACCGGCGCGTCCCGCGTGCGCGACCCGGTATCACCGGGCACCCTGGTCCAGACAGCTCGTCGGCCCAGTTGCTAGGAACCTCATGCGTCGCAGACCCGCCACCCCGCTCCTCCTCTCCGCGACGCTGGTGACCCTCGCTGCGACGCTGGCCCTGGGCAGCACGCCGGGCGCCGCCGCCCCCGGCACCCAGTCCGCCGGCACCCAGTCCGTCGGCGCCCAGTCCTCCGGCGCCCGGCTCTCCTCCACCCCGGCCGGGGCGGGCACCGACCCCGACGAGGCCCTCGCCGCGGCGCGCACCGCGCTCGGGCTGGGCGACGGCGCGCAGTCCCGCGGGCCGGGGCAGCCCGTCGGCGAGGGCAACGAGGCGACGATGGCGCTGCGCGACCTGCGCGTCGCGCTGCCGCAGCTCGGCGCCGAGCAGCGGCGCGAGGGCGAGGCCCTGCTGGCCCGACCCACCGACGGCGGCGACGACCCGGTCGGCCAGGGCTACGACAGCCGGTCGAAGAAGCTGTGCAGCGGCAACGTGTGCGTCCACTACGTCACCAAGGGCGCCGACCGGCCCGACTCCCAGAAGTGGGTCCGCAAGACCCTCCAGGTGATGAACAAGGTCTGGGACTTCGAGACCGGCACCCTGGGCTACCGCAAGCCGGTCAGCGACCGCAGCCTGCCCCAGGGCAAGAACGGCGGCAACGGCAAGTTCGACGTCTACCTCAAGGAGCTCAGCGGGCAGCGCCTCTACGGCTACTGCGCCCCCGAGTACCTGGTCAAGGGCAACAAGCGGCTCGCCAACGGCTACTGCGTGCTCGACGACGACTTCGCCAAGGCCGAGTACGGCCGCAAGCCGCTCGACACCCTGCGCGTCACCGCCGCGCACGAGTTCTTCCACGCGATCCAGTTCAACTACGACTACCGCGAGGACCGCTGGCTGCTGGAGTCGACGGCGACCTGGGTCGAGGAGCGCTTCGCCGACGACGTCAACGACAACCGCCAGTACCTCCCGGTCGGCCAGGTGCGCGTCCCTGACGAGCCGCTCGACATCTTCAGCACCACCTTCGGGCGCCACTACGGCAACTGGGCGTGGTGGGAGTTCCTGACCCAGAAGTACGGCGGCGGCATCGTCCGCAGCGTGTGGAAGCAGGCCGGGCAGTTCAAGGGCGCCGGACGCGACTACTCGACCAAGGCGCTGACCAAGGTGCTGGCGGCCAAGGGCGGCTTCTCCCGCAACTACGCCCGCTTCGCTGCGGTCAACAACAACCCCGCGGCCTTCTACCCCGAAGGCGCCAGCTGGCCGAGCGCGGCCCGCATCGCCAACCTCAAGCTCTCGAAGGACGCGACGAGGAAGTCGCAGGCCACGACGGTCGACCACATGTCGGCGCAGAACGTCGACGTCACCCCGGCCGCCGAGCTCAAGGACAAGGCCTGGACCCTGCGCCTGACCCTTGACGGGCCGGCGGCGGCGACCAAGCCGATGGCCGCGGTGCTGGTGCAGAACAAGAAGGGCGCCTGGGACGAGCGCCTCCTGGAGTTCAACCGCAAGGGCCGCGCCCGGCTGAGCGTGCCGTTCTCCGCGCGGCGCGTCGACGCGGTGACGGTCTCGCTGGTCAACACCTCGACCAGCTTCGACTGCTGGGAGGACCAGGCCTACTCGTGCGCCGGCATCGCCGACCACGACGCCGCGCCGTTCGAGGTCACCGCCAAGGTGTTCAAGGACAAGTGAGCAGGCAGCCCTGAGGGGCCTCGGAGCGTCGCAGCCCCTCGAGCGGCCCGTCGGCCAGCTCGCCGACGATCCCCACCACGGCGACCGCGCCCTGGCTCACGGGCTGGGTGGCGCCGCCGCTGAGGCCGTCGAGGACCTCGGCCGCGGTGGCGGCGACCGGGTTGAGCACTGACGAGACCGGGCCGCCGGGGCCCGGTGCCGGGTCGGGGTCCGGGGTCGGGGTCGTCGGGGTCGTCGGGGTCGGAGTCGTCGGGTTCGGGTTCGGGTTCGCCGGGGTCGGGGCAGGCGCCGGAGCCGGGGCCGGGGCCACGGCGGGCTGTGCCTGCGGCGTCGCGCGGCCGCCTGGCACGGGGGCGCTAGCCCGACGAGCGTCACCGGTGCCGCTGACCCCAGGGGCGGTGCTCGTCCGGGGCCGCATCTGCGCACCGTCGACGACCCGCTGCTCCTGCGCGAGCACGGGCTGCTGGAGGTCGAGGTCCGGCAGCACGTCGACGAGGTTGGTCGTCACCACGAGCGCACCGACGAAGGCACCTGCGCCGATCACCAGGCCGGCGTACCCGAGCCGCACGTCGCGGTCGCGGCGGCTCCGCACCCTGCTCCTGCGCACCGTCGCCGCCTCTCAGCATCGTCCTCGTGGTGGTCCTCCCACCAGCCGGTCAGGCTAGCGGCGCGGCCGCGGGCGCCGCACCCGATCCGGGGCCCAGTGCCCGGGAGGACCAGGGATCCTGACCGAAAGGACGAGACCAGGTGTCTAGGGTCGGGGCGTGACCCAGCGCCACCGCTCCGCCGTGCCGGTCGACGTCTGCGTCGTCGGCGCCGGGCAGGCCGGCCTGGCGGCCGGCTTCTACCTCCAGCGCGCCGACCGCGAGCGCCGCCGGCGCGGGGCGAGGCCGCTCACGTGGGTGCTGCTCGACGCCCACGACGAGCCGGGCGGCTCGTGGCCCGACACCTGGCCGAGCCTGCGGCTCTTCTCCCCCGCCGCCTACAGCTCGCTGCCGGGGTGGCCGATGCCGCGCTGGAGCGGCGAGGACAACCCGCCCGCCGCCCACGTGGTCGCCTACCTGCGCGACTACGAGCAGCGCTACGGCCTCGACGTACGCCGCCCGGTGCGGGTGCGTGAGGTCCACCGGGCCCCGGACGACCGGCTGGAGGTGCGCACCGACCACGGTGACTGGTCGGCGCGGGTGGTCGTCAGCGCGACCGGCACCCAGGAGCGGCCGTTCGTGCCGGCGGTCGCGGGGGCCGACGAGTTCGAGGGGGTGCAGCTGCACACCGGCTCCTACCGCGGCCCCGCGCCGTTCGCCGGACGCCGGGTCCTGGTCGTCGGCGGCGCCAACTCGGCCGCCCAGGTCGCCGCCGACCTGCTGCCGGTGGTCGAGCGGCTGCACTGGGCCGCCCGCCGCCCGCCGCGCTACCTGCCCGACCACGTCGACGGGCGGGTGCTCTTCGAGACCGCGACCCAGGCGGTGCGCGACCGGGCCGCCGGCCGCCCCTCGCGCGGCGTCGCCTCGCTGGGCGACGTGGTGGCGGTGCCCGCGGTGCGCGAGGCGCGCGACCACGGCGGCCTGCGCGCGGTGCCGATGGTCGAGCGCCTGACCCGCAGCGGCGCCCGCTGGCCCGACGGTCACGAGGAGCCGCTCGACGCGGTCGTGTGGGCCACCGGCTTCCGCCCCGCGCTGCGCCACCTGCGGCCGCTGGGGCTCGACTCCGCGAAGGGGCGTCCGCTCACCGAGGCGCCGGAGGGCGCGGTGATGCCGGTGCGCGCCGTCGGCGAGCCCCGCCTGCTCCTGCTGGGGTACGGCGACTGGTGCGGGCCCGCGTCGGCCACCCTGGTCGGCGTCGGTCGCCCGGCCCGGGAGGCGGTGGCTGCGGCCGAGGCGCTGGTCGACCGCGACGAGGCTGCGTCAGGACAGGACTGAGGGCGCCAGCTCGAGGTCGGGCACCAGCTCCACCAGCAGCCCGCGCACCCGCTCGTCGAGGTCGGCCACGATCGCGCGCACGGTGGCGGGGTCCTGGCCGCCGGGGTCAGCGACCGGCCAGTCGACGTACCGCACCCCGGGCACGTAGGGGCACTCCTCGCCGCAGCCGAGGGTGATGGCCATCGAGCTGGCGGCGATCGTCTCGCGGGTCAGCCGGGTGGGCTCCTCGCGGGAGGTGTCGAGGCCGAGGCGCTCGAGGGCGTCGGCGACCTCGGGGTGGATGTGCTCGCCCGGCGCCGTGCCCGCCGAGAGCGCACGGACGCGGCCCTGGGCGTAGTGCTCGGTGAGGACGCGGCTGATCACCGAGCGCCCGCCGTTGCGGACGCAGGCGAAGACGACCTGCGGGACGTCGGGGGTGGTGCTGCTCATGGGCTCTCCTGGGGGTGGCGGTGCTCGGGTCCGAGGTGGGTGGCCAGCCGGGCGACGCGCCGCTCGATCTCGGCGGCGGCGTCGTCGAAGGCGGCGTCGGTGCCGACCGGCACGGGGTCGGGCACCGACCAGTGCGGTCCCGTCGGGGTGCCGGGCGCGAGCTCCTCGTGGGCGCGGTCGCAGACGGTGACCAGCAGGTCGCCGGGGGCGGCGACGTCGGCGAGGCGCACGGGCTCGTCGGCCAGGCGCAGCCCGCGTCGCCGGGCGGCCGCGCGGGCTCCGGGCGCGACCCGGTCGGCCGGGTGGGTGCCGGCCGAGAGCCCCGGCACGGTCCCGGTGGTGTTCCACAGCGCGGCGGCGAGCTGGGAGCGCGCCGAGTTGGCGGTGCACACGAAGACCACCCGTCGCGCCTCCACGCCGCCCCGGCCGCCGGTCGGCGCCAGGTCGTCGAGCGCGCGCGCCTCGAGGCTGACGTAGCTGCGCCGCCGGTCGGCCTGCGAGCCGTGCCTGGTCACCAGGCCGGCCCGCTCGAGGACCCCGAGGTGGTGGGCCAGGAGGTTGGAGGACAGCCCGAGGGCCGCGCGCAGCTCGCCGGGCGAGGCGTCGCCCAGGACCAGCAGGTCGACGACCCGCAGCCGGGCCGCGTCGGCGAGCGCCGCGTGCCGCGCCACCCGCCGCTCCAGCACGCCGTCCCCGATTGCCTCAACGTTCATTGAGGTTATTCAAGGCCCCTGGGCCTGGCCAGGTCAACCCACCGGCGGGCCGAGCAGTCACTTGTGAACCACCCACCGGTCACTTCCGCACCCCAGCCGGTGCGGAAGTGACTGCTCGATGGTTCACAAGTGACTGCTCGGCCGGGCTTAGCGCACCGTGATGCGGGGGTGGGCGCCGGCCCGCGCCACGATCTCGCCCACGACCGGGTGGCCGGGCAGCTCGCCGGCGACGAGCAGGCCGCCGGAGGTCTGGGCGTCGGCGAGGAGGACCAGCTCGTCCTCGTCGACGGAGGCCTCGAGGTGGGGGCGCACCCAGTCGAGGTTGCGGCGGCTGCCGCCCGGCACGAACCCGGCGGCGTACGACGCCCGGGCCGGCTCGAGGTAGGGCACGGCGGCGGCGTCGACCACCGCGTCGACCCCGCTGGCGCGGCACATCTTGAACAGGTGGCCCAGCAGCCCGAAGCCGGTGACGTCGGTGGCGGCGGTGTGGCCCGCGGCGAGCGAGGCCCGCGAGGCGTCACGGTTGAGGGTGGTCATCACCGCGACCGCCTCCTCGAAGACCTCGCCGGTCGACTTGTGCCGGTTGTTGAGCACCCCGAGCCCCAGCGGCTTGGTCAGCGTCAGCGGGGTGCCGGGGGCGGCCGCGTCGTTGCGCAGCAGGCGGGCGGGGTCGGCGGTGCCGGTGACGGCGAGGCCGTACTTCGGCTCGGGGTCGTCGATGCTGTGGCCGCCGGCGAGCAGGCAGCCGGCCTCGGCGCAGACCGCCGCTCCCCCGCGCAGCACCTCGGCGGCGACCTCGAAGGGGATCCGGTCGCGCGGCCAGGCCAGAAGGTTGACCGCCACCAGCGGCTCGCCGCCCATCGCGTAGACGTCGGAGAGCGCGTTGGCCGCCGCGATCCGGCCCCAGTCGTAGGGGTCGTCGACGACGGGGGTGAAGAAGTCGGTGGTCAGCACGACGGCGCGGTCCCCGTCGAGGCGGACCACCGCCCCGTCGTCGCCGTGCTCGAGACCGACCAGCAGGTCGTCGCCGCTGGCCACCGGCAGCCCGGCCAGCACGCGTTCGAGCTCGCCGGGCGGCACCTTGCAGGCGCAGCCGCCGCCGGAGGCGTGCTGGGTCAGTCGGAGCGGGGCGTGGGAGGTCGCACTGGTCACGAGGACACAGTGCCGGATTCCTGGCGCTGCGCCTCCTCCTCCCGGGCACGCATCCGCTCGCGCTGCGGCACCACGACGTACTTGGGGTCGCGCGCGGACTCGCGGCCGGCCTCGAAGACCGCGAAGCGCAGCGCCAGCGAGCCGGCGGCGTACGACGCCCCGGCCACCCGCCGCGCCCACGGCCGGCGTCGCGAGAGCGCGCTCAGCCCGAGCCCGGCGACGGTCAGGGCCCGCGACAGCCTGGTCAGCCTCCCGGCCAGGCCCTTCTCGTAGGGCTCGGCCAGCATCCCGAGCCGCTGCTCCATCAGGTGGCTGACACCGAGCTCGGCGACCGCGCCGATGCCGGCCATCCGCGCCGCGGGGCCGCTCTCGGCCACGGGGGCCAGCACCATGGCGGTGCCGCCCGCGGCGGCGGCCGCGGAGCCGCCGAAGACGAAGGGCAGCTCGCGGTGCGCCTCGTGCCAGACCGGGATCGCGGTGTTGGCGAACAGCGCGGCGGTGTAGGTGGCCAGAGGCGGGCCGAACACGGCGGCCCCGGCCCCGGCCAGGCGGCCCAGGCGGGGCGCCACCCCCGTCACGTGCGACGCGGCAGCCGCGCCGGCGAGGCTGCTGAAGGGGGCCAGGATGTAGGAGCCGACCGAGAGCGGCGAGGTCGGCTTGAAGACGCGCAGCATGTTGAGGAACCGCTCGGGGCGGCCCAGGTCGTGCACCAGCGCGACGGTGCCGATCGCGGCGCCCGTCGCCGCGGTGAGCCGGGTGACGTGCTCGAGGCCCGGGCGTCCGCTGAGCGCCGCACCCTCGGCCAGCAGCGCCGAGCCGCCGGCGATGCCGCCGATCCACAGGTAGATCGGCACGTCGGGGGTCTTCCAGGTGGGTTCCTTGAGGATCGGTCGCCCGTAGTAGGACCGGAACTCCGGCTCGGGCACCATCGACTGCTCGCGACGGCTCATCGGCGCCTGCCCAGGAACGAGGCGGCCCCGAGGCCGGCCAGGGCCAGCGCACCGGCGCCGACGTGGCGCCACATCGAGCCGAGGTCGCGGGTCGTGACCACCGGGTCGGGCGGCAGCCCGTAGACCTCCGGCTCGTCGAGCAGCAGGAAGAACGCCCCGTCGCCGCCGACCCCGTCGTCGGGGTCGGCGCCGTAGAGCCGCGCCACGTCGACGCCCTGCTCGTGCAGCTGCTCGACCCGCGCCGCCGCCCGCTCGCGCAGCTCGTCGAGGTCGCCGAACTGGATCGACTCGGTCGGGCAGGCCTGGGCGCAGGCCGGCGTCTGGCCCTCCTTGAGCCGGTCGTAGCACAGGGTGCACTTGAAGGCGCGCCCGTCGTCCTTGCGCTGGTCGATGACGCCGTACGGGCAGGCCGGCACGCAGTAGCCGCAGCCGTTGCAGATGTCCTCCTGCACCACCACCGTGCCGAACTCGGTGCGGAAGAGCGACCCGGTCGGGCAGACGTCGAGGCAGGCGGCGTGGGTGCAGTGCTTGCACACGTCGGAGGACATCAGCCACCGCACGCCGCTGTCGCCGGAGGCGGCGCCCTGGTCGGCCCCGTCGGCCCCGTCGGGCAGGGTCACCTCGCGCTCCCAGCCCGGGGGCCGGCTGCCCGGCATCCCCAGGTCGGTCGGCGCAGCGGTCGGCCCAGCACCCGAGGACGCCGGGCCGAGCGGCTGCTCGATGAAGGCGACGTGGCGCCAGGTGCTCGCACCCAGCTGCTGGGTGTTGTCGTAGGACATCCCGGTCAGCAGGTAGCCGTCGTCGGGCACCTGGTTCCACTCCTTGCACGCCACCTCGCAGGCCTTGCAGCCGATGCACACCGAGGTGTCGGTGAAGAAGCCCTTGCGGGCCGGGTGGTCCTCGTAGCCCGCGTTCTCGCTGGGGTCGTCGAGGCGCCCCCACAGGGACTCCGGGGAGAGGAACTCGCTGAGCCTGCTCACGTGCTGCCTCCGTCGGCGGGGTGGTCCTGCTCGGTCTCGGTGACCACGCCGGCGCGGCGGCGGTAGTCCTCGACGTACGCCGTCAGGTCGGCGCCGCGGGGGCGGCGCCCCGGGCGGATGTCGCAGGTGCCGACCTTGTCCTGGATCGAGACGTTGGGGTCCATCGTGACGTTGACCAGGTCGTTGGGCGAGTCGCCCTTCGAGATGCCGTTGACGCCCCAGTGGTAGGGCAGGCCCACCTGCTCGACCCACTGCTCACCGAGCCGCAGCGAGCGCAGCCGGTCGGTGACCAGCACCCGGGCCTCGATCGCGGTCCGCGCGGTCACGATCGTGACCCACTGCCCGTGCTCGAGGCCGCGCTCGGCGGCCAGGCGCGGCGAGACCTCGCAGAAGGGCTCGGGCTGCAGCTCGGTCAGGTAGGGCAGGGTCCGGCTCATCGCGCCGGTGGTGTGGTGCTCGGTGAGCCGGTAGGTGGTGAAGACGTAGGGGAACACCTCGGAGAAGCTCGGGTTGACCGGGTTCGAGGGGGTCGAGAGCTGCTTGCGCCCGGGGTTGTTCTGCTGGGCGTAGACCGGGTTGCGCACCGGCGACTCCGGCGGCTCGTAGTGCGCCGGCAGCGGACCGTCGGCGACGCCGACGGGCGCGAAGAGCCAGCCCTTGCCGTCGGTCTGCATCACGAACGGGTCCTGTCCGCCGATGGCGTCGGGGCCCTTGGCGCCGTCCTCGGGCACGTGGTCGGGCGGACGGTCGACGACGAAGTCGGGCACGTCGGAGCCGGTCCAGCGGCCCTCGTCGGCGTCCCACCACACGTAGCGCTTGCGCTCGCTCCACGGCGTGCCGTCGGGGGCCGCGGACGCGCGGTTGTAGAGGATGCGGCGGTTGGCCGGCCACACCCAGCCCCACTCGGAGGCGACCTGGTCCTGCTCCCAGTGCGGCTTGCGGCGCCGCGCCTGGTTGACCCCGTCGGCGTACACGCCGCTGTAGATCCAGCAGCCGCACGAGGTCGACCCGTCGGCCCTCAGCTCGGTGTACGACGACAGCGGCGCCCCGTCGGGCCCGGTGCCGTTGATCTCCCGCAGCACCGCCTCGGCGTCGGGCTCCCCGTGCTCGTCGACCGGGTAGTCCCAGGCCAGGTCGAGCAGCGGTCGGTCCATCTCGTCGGTGGAGCCGGCCAGCTTCTCGCGGAGGCGGTTGCCGAGGTCGACGTAGAACTCCAGCTCGCTCTGGCAGTCGCCGGGCGGCTGCACGGCCTGGTCGCGCCACTGCAGCATCCGCTGGGTCTGGGTGAAGGAGCCGGCCTTCTCGACGTGGTTGGCCGCGGGCAGGAAGAACACCTCGGTGCCGATCTCCTCGGTGACCAGCTCGCCGGTCTCGATCTCGGGACCGTTCTTCCAGAAGTCCGCCGACTCGATCATCTGCAGGTCGCGCACGACCAGCCAGTCGAGGTTGGCCAGGCCCAGGCGCTGCATCTTGCCGTTCGCCGAGCCCACGGCGGGGTTCTCCCCCACCAGGAAGTAGCCCTTGCACCGGCCCTCGATCTGCGCCTTGACCGTGGTGTACGTCGAGTGGTCGCCCGTCAGCCGTGGCAGGTAGTCGAAGCAGAAGTCGTTCTCGGGGGTGGCCGCCTCCCCCCAGTAGGCCTTGAGCAGGCTGACGGCGTAGGAGCGGATGTTCCCCCAGAAGCCGGCCTTGCCCTCGTCGGCGCGCACCCACTCGTCGAGGCTCTGGTGGTGGTCGGCCAGCGGCATCGGCAGGTAGCCGGGCAGGATGTTGAACAGGGTCGGGATGTCGGTGGAGCCCTGGATGCTGGCGTGCCCGCGCAGCGCCAGGATGCCGCCGCCGGGGCGCCCGATGTTGCCCAGCAGCAGCTGGAGGATCGAGGCGGTGCGGATCATCTGCGCGCCGGTGCTGTGGTGGGTCCAGCCCACGGCGTAGCAGAACGCGGTGGTGCGCTCGCGACCGCTGTTGGAGGTCAGCGCCTCGGCGACCTGGCGCAGCTGCTCGGGGCGGATGCCGCAGGCCTGCTCGACCATCTCGGGGGTGTAGCGGGCGAAGTGGCGCTTGAGGATCTGGAAGACGCAGCGCGGGTGCTGCAGCGTCTCGTCGCGACGGCCCTTCCAGTTCACCGGGGCCCCGCCCGAGCCGTGGCTCTCGGAGCGGGCGGCCTGGTGGGAGCGCTTGGCGTCGTCCCCGGTGGCCGCGGCCTCGGCGTCCTCGCGCAGCTCGCGGTCGCGCTCGCGCTCCTCGGCGTTCATGTCCTCGGGCGGCTCGTAGCGCCACGAGATCGGGTCGTACTGCCCGGTCTCGGGGTCGAAGCCGGAGAACAGCCCGTCGAGGTCGTCGGGGCCCTGGTAGGCCTCGTCGATGATGTTGGCGGCGTTGGTGTAGGCCACGACGTACTCACGGAAGTCGAGGTCGTTGCTCAGCACCTGGTTGACCAGCCCGCCCAGGAACGCGATGTCGCTGCCGGCGCGGATCGGGACGTGCAGGTCGGAGACCGCCGAGGTGCGCGTGAAGCGCGGGTCGACGTGGATGACCGTCGCCCCGCGACGCTTCGCCTCCATCACCCACTGGAAGCCCACCGGGTGGGCCTCCGCCATGTTGGAGCCCTCGATGAGGATGCAGTCAGCGTTCTGCAGGTCCTGCAGGCTGGTGGTAGCCCCACCACGGCCGAACGAGGTACCCAGACCGGGCACCGTGGAGGAGTGTCAAATACGGGCCTGGTTCTCGATCTGGATCGCCCCCATCGCCGTGTACAGCTTCTTCATGAGGTAGTTCTCCTCGTTGTCGAGGGCTGCCCCTCCGAGGCTGGCGATGCCGAGCGTGCGGCGCGTGCGCCGCCCCTTCTCGTCCTCCCACTCCCAGAACTGCTTGCGGGTGGCGATGACGCGGTCGGCGATCATGTCGAGCGCGGTCTCGCGGTCGAGGTCCTCCCACTCGGTGCCGTGCGGGCGCCGGTAGCGGACCGTGGTCACGCGGCTGGAGGAGGTGACCAGCTGCTTGCTGGCGCTGCCCTTGGGGCACAGCCGCCCGCGCGAGACCGGGCTCGCGGCCGAGCCCTCGATCTGCACGACCTTCTCGTCCTTGACGAAGACCTTCTGGGCACAGCCCACGGCGCAGAACGGGCAGACCGAGTCGACGACCCGGTCGGCGGTGGTGGTGCGCGGCTGCAGGCCGCGGCTGCGCTGCGACATGGCCGCCTCGCCACGACCGAGCCGGTCGCGACCGAGCACCTGCCGCACCAGCGGCCACCCGAGGAACTGCTCCATGGCGACACCCTGCACCACCCACCTCACCCTTGACCAGCACCCTGGGGGTGGGACGGCCCCCGCGTGTCGTCGGGCTATGTTGAGCGCGGAGGCGTACCTCGTCTGGTGACGGGCGCGGCCCTCAACGCCGTTGTGACCGGGCACCCCGGTCAGGCGGGTTCGATTCCCGTCCGCCTCCGCCAGCCGTCGTACGCCGTCGCCACCCGGGGAGGGGCCCGTGCAGGACACCCGCCGCCGGGTCCCGCGCACCGACGTCGTCCTCGACGACCCGGCCCTGGCGCCCGCGCTCGAGCGGCTCGGCCGGGCGCGGGTCAAGGCCGGGGTCGTCGCGGCCCTCGAGGCCTGCCGCGCGGGCCGGGTGGCGCCCGAGGACGTGGTGGTCGCCGTGCTCGACGACCTGCCGGCCGCCCCGGTCTCGCTGCGCCGGGTCCTCAACGCCACCGGCGTCGTGGTGCACACCAACCTGGGCCGGGCCCCGCTGTCACCGGCCGCCGTCGAGGCGCTGGCGCTGGCGGCGGGGGCCACCGACGTCGAGCTCGACCTAGACTCTGGCCTGCGCGGGCCCCGCGGCGCGGCCGCGCTGGCCGCCCTGGCCGCAGCCGTCCCCGACGCCGGCGGCGTGCACGTGGTCAACAACGGCGCCGCCGCCCTGGCGCTGGCGACCTGCGCCCTCGCCGCCGGGCGCGAGGTGGTCGTCTCGCGCGGCGAGCTGGTCGAGATCGGCGACGGGTTCCGCATCCCCGAGCTGATGGAGTCGCTGGGCGCGCGGCTGCGCGAGGTGGGCACCACCAACCGGGTGCACCTCGAGGACTACGAGCGCGCCGTCGGCGAGCGCACCGCCTTCGTGCTGAAGGTGCACCCCTCCAACTTCCGCGTCGAGGGCTTCACCTCGAGCGTGCCGGTCGAGGCGCTGACGGGCCTGGGGGTGCCGGTCGTCGCCGACATCGGCTCGGGCCTGCTCGCCCCGCACCCGCGGCTGCCCGACGAGCCCGACGCCGCCACCACCCTGCGCGCGGGCGCCGACCTGGTCACCGCCTCCGGCGACAAGCTGCTCGGCGGCCCGCAGGCCGGGCTGCTGCTGGGCGGGGCCGCGCTGGTGCAGCGGCTGCGCCGCCACCCCTTCGCCCGCGCGCTGCGGGTCGACAAGCTCACCCTGGCCGCACTCGAGGCGACCCTGACCGGCCCGGCGCCGCCGGTGGCCGCGGCCCTGGCGAGCCGTCCCGACGACCTGCTCGCC
The Nocardioides marinisabuli genome window above contains:
- a CDS encoding ArsO family NAD(P)H-dependent flavin-containing monooxygenase encodes the protein MTQRHRSAVPVDVCVVGAGQAGLAAGFYLQRADRERRRRGARPLTWVLLDAHDEPGGSWPDTWPSLRLFSPAAYSSLPGWPMPRWSGEDNPPAAHVVAYLRDYEQRYGLDVRRPVRVREVHRAPDDRLEVRTDHGDWSARVVVSATGTQERPFVPAVAGADEFEGVQLHTGSYRGPAPFAGRRVLVVGGANSAAQVAADLLPVVERLHWAARRPPRYLPDHVDGRVLFETATQAVRDRAAGRPSRGVASLGDVVAVPAVREARDHGGLRAVPMVERLTRSGARWPDGHEEPLDAVVWATGFRPALRHLRPLGLDSAKGRPLTEAPEGAVMPVRAVGEPRLLLLGYGDWCGPASATLVGVGRPAREAVAAAEALVDRDEAASGQD
- a CDS encoding 4Fe-4S dicluster domain-containing protein translates to MSRLSEFLSPESLWGRLDDPSENAGYEDHPARKGFFTDTSVCIGCKACEVACKEWNQVPDDGYLLTGMSYDNTQQLGASTWRHVAFIEQPLGPASSGAGPTAAPTDLGMPGSRPPGWEREVTLPDGADGADQGAASGDSGVRWLMSSDVCKHCTHAACLDVCPTGSLFRTEFGTVVVQEDICNGCGYCVPACPYGVIDQRKDDGRAFKCTLCYDRLKEGQTPACAQACPTESIQFGDLDELRERAAARVEQLHEQGVDVARLYGADPDDGVGGDGAFFLLLDEPEVYGLPPDPVVTTRDLGSMWRHVGAGALALAGLGAASFLGRRR
- the selD gene encoding selenide, water dikinase SelD yields the protein MTSATSHAPLRLTQHASGGGCACKVPPGELERVLAGLPVASGDDLLVGLEHGDDGAVVRLDGDRAVVLTTDFFTPVVDDPYDWGRIAAANALSDVYAMGGEPLVAVNLLAWPRDRIPFEVAAEVLRGGAAVCAEAGCLLAGGHSIDDPEPKYGLAVTGTADPARLLRNDAAAPGTPLTLTKPLGLGVLNNRHKSTGEVFEEAVAVMTTLNRDASRASLAAGHTAATDVTGFGLLGHLFKMCRASGVDAVVDAAAVPYLEPARASYAAGFVPGGSRRNLDWVRPHLEASVDEDELVLLADAQTSGGLLVAGELPGHPVVGEIVARAGAHPRITVR
- a CDS encoding low molecular weight phosphatase family protein, whose product is MSSTTPDVPQVVFACVRNGGRSVISRVLTEHYAQGRVRALSAGTAPGEHIHPEVADALERLGLDTSREEPTRLTRETIAASSMAITLGCGEECPYVPGVRYVDWPVADPGGQDPATVRAIVADLDERVRGLLVELVPDLELAPSVLS
- a CDS encoding helix-turn-helix domain-containing protein, with amino-acid sequence MNVEAIGDGVLERRVARHAALADAARLRVVDLLVLGDASPGELRAALGLSSNLLAHHLGVLERAGLVTRHGSQADRRRSYVSLEARALDDLAPTGGRGGVEARRVVFVCTANSARSQLAAALWNTTGTVPGLSAGTHPADRVAPGARAAARRRGLRLADEPVRLADVAAPGDLLVTVCDRAHEELAPGTPTGPHWSVPDPVPVGTDAAFDDAAAEIERRVARLATHLGPEHRHPQESP
- the nrfD gene encoding NrfD/PsrC family molybdoenzyme membrane anchor subunit, with protein sequence MSRREQSMVPEPEFRSYYGRPILKEPTWKTPDVPIYLWIGGIAGGSALLAEGAALSGRPGLEHVTRLTAATGAAIGTVALVHDLGRPERFLNMLRVFKPTSPLSVGSYILAPFSSLAGAAAASHVTGVAPRLGRLAGAGAAVFGPPLATYTAALFANTAIPVWHEAHRELPFVFGGSAAAAAGGTAMVLAPVAESGPAARMAGIGAVAELGVSHLMEQRLGMLAEPYEKGLAGRLTRLSRALTVAGLGLSALSRRRPWARRVAGASYAAGSLALRFAVFEAGRESARDPKYVVVPQRERMRAREEEAQRQESGTVSS
- a CDS encoding MXAN_6640 family putative metalloprotease, which produces MRRRPATPLLLSATLVTLAATLALGSTPGAAAPGTQSAGTQSVGAQSSGARLSSTPAGAGTDPDEALAAARTALGLGDGAQSRGPGQPVGEGNEATMALRDLRVALPQLGAEQRREGEALLARPTDGGDDPVGQGYDSRSKKLCSGNVCVHYVTKGADRPDSQKWVRKTLQVMNKVWDFETGTLGYRKPVSDRSLPQGKNGGNGKFDVYLKELSGQRLYGYCAPEYLVKGNKRLANGYCVLDDDFAKAEYGRKPLDTLRVTAAHEFFHAIQFNYDYREDRWLLESTATWVEERFADDVNDNRQYLPVGQVRVPDEPLDIFSTTFGRHYGNWAWWEFLTQKYGGGIVRSVWKQAGQFKGAGRDYSTKALTKVLAAKGGFSRNYARFAAVNNNPAAFYPEGASWPSAARIANLKLSKDATRKSQATTVDHMSAQNVDVTPAAELKDKAWTLRLTLDGPAAATKPMAAVLVQNKKGAWDERLLEFNRKGRARLSVPFSARRVDAVTVSLVNTSTSFDCWEDQAYSCAGIADHDAAPFEVTAKVFKDK